GGCCGATAGCGGCCCCATCGTGTGCATCACGTTCGAGAGCCTCCCCATCAAGAACGAATCGCCCGGACCGGCCGTTACGTCGGCCACGGGCGTTGGGCTGGTCCAAGGTCAGCCGGGCCTCGACCAGGCAGGGCTCTTCGACGGAGGCTCGCTCGGGCTGTCGTCCGACCAACGCTTCCAGAGCGACAAGATCACGATCGACGCGTGGCTCAGACCCAGTGCCGTTGCCAAGGCCTCGATCTTCGAGATCAGCGGCTATCTAGCGATGCAGTTGAATGCCGCCAACCAGCTGGTGTGTCGGCATGGCACCATCGCGATTGCGGCCGCCACAACGACGGCCACCTTGCAGCCGGGCGTGTGGACCCACGTCGCGTGCGTCTTTGAAGGCACCGCAACGGGGTACGTCGATGGAGTCCCTCGCGCCTCCGCCGGCCCGGTGGCGCCCGGTACGGTGACCCCGGGTGCGCTCGTCACCGTAGGCTCCGGCATCACGACGAAGTTCGACGGTCAGATGGATGAGGTGCGCTACTTCGTCCGCGCCATGGAGCAAACGGAGATCGCCGCGGC
This region of Myxococcales bacterium genomic DNA includes:
- a CDS encoding LamG domain-containing protein gives rise to the protein MRRLTRKGTREAVCRLTAGMAIAWSLAACEGLLGFASFEDPARGDPVDSEGGLAVLDSGATLEGSDGANAGPPDGDASASDATGDAYLRPSPCSGVADSGPIVCITFESLPIKNESPGPAVTSATGVGLVQGQPGLDQAGLFDGGSLGLSSDQRFQSDKITIDAWLRPSAVAKASIFEISGYLAMQLNAANQLVCRHGTIAIAAATTTATLQPGVWTHVACVFEGTATGYVDGVPRASAGPVAPGTVTPGALVTVGSGITTKFDGQMDEVRYFVRAMEQTEIAAAATPPKP